In Methylomonas sp. ZR1, one DNA window encodes the following:
- a CDS encoding cytochrome bc complex cytochrome b subunit produces the protein MKRKMNQCSEWLLERFPLSDLWNEHMAHYYAPKNFNIWYFFGSLALFVLVNQFITGILLTMNYKPDAKLAFDSVEYIMRDVNWGWLVRYMHSTGASAFFIVVYLHMFRGLIYGSFKQPRELIWIFGMLIFVCLMAEAFMGYLLPWGQMSYWGAQVIISLFSAIPVIGDELSLWVRGDYVVSDATLNRFFAFHVIAVPLVLLILVFLHIVALHEVGSNNPDGVEIKQSKDPWGHPVDGIPFHPYYTVKDIVGVGVFMFFFATVIFYMPELGGYFLEHANFIPADPLKTPEHIAPVWYFTPFYAILRAVPDKFAGVIAMGGAIVVLFMLPWLDRSPVKSIRYRGGIFKKAVALFVVAFIGLGYLGTQPATPGATTVARILTAVYFGFFLLMPLYTRWEKTKPVPNRLTNQPSLEDRIPALLALVDEVVEVQQVPDNMGGTIAKKRPNWSGISAVLIRFAKNLKKSLD, from the coding sequence TTTAACATCTGGTATTTCTTTGGGTCTCTGGCTCTGTTCGTGCTCGTCAACCAGTTCATCACCGGCATTTTGCTGACCATGAACTACAAGCCGGACGCCAAACTGGCTTTCGATTCGGTCGAATACATCATGCGCGACGTCAACTGGGGTTGGCTGGTGCGTTACATGCATTCCACCGGCGCCTCGGCGTTCTTCATCGTCGTCTATCTGCACATGTTCCGCGGCCTGATTTACGGCTCGTTCAAGCAACCGCGCGAACTGATCTGGATTTTCGGCATGCTGATCTTCGTCTGTTTGATGGCCGAAGCGTTTATGGGTTACCTGCTGCCTTGGGGCCAAATGTCTTACTGGGGCGCGCAGGTAATTATCTCCTTGTTTAGCGCGATTCCAGTGATCGGCGACGAGTTATCGCTGTGGGTACGTGGCGACTATGTAGTTTCCGACGCCACCTTGAACCGCTTTTTTGCGTTTCACGTCATCGCTGTGCCGCTGGTATTGCTGATCCTGGTATTCCTGCACATCGTGGCTTTGCACGAAGTGGGTTCCAACAACCCCGACGGCGTTGAAATCAAGCAATCAAAGGACCCTTGGGGACATCCTGTCGACGGCATTCCCTTCCATCCGTACTACACGGTCAAGGACATCGTCGGCGTCGGCGTGTTCATGTTCTTCTTCGCCACGGTGATTTTCTACATGCCGGAATTAGGCGGCTACTTTCTGGAGCATGCCAACTTTATCCCGGCTGACCCATTGAAAACCCCGGAACATATCGCCCCGGTCTGGTATTTCACCCCGTTCTACGCCATTTTGCGCGCGGTACCGGATAAGTTTGCCGGCGTGATTGCGATGGGCGGCGCGATTGTGGTGCTGTTCATGCTGCCTTGGCTGGATCGTAGCCCGGTCAAGTCTATCCGTTACCGTGGCGGCATCTTCAAAAAAGCCGTGGCATTGTTTGTAGTGGCGTTTATCGGCTTGGGTTATTTGGGTACCCAGCCTGCTACGCCAGGCGCCACGACGGTTGCGCGGATATTGACCGCCGTTTACTTCGGATTTTTCCTGTTGATGCCTTTATATACCCGCTGGGAAAAAACCAAACCGGTACCGAATCGCCTGACCAACCAGCCTAGCCTGGAGGATCGCATTCCCGCTCTGCTGGCCTTAGTCGATGAAGTCGTTGAGGTACAGCAAGTTCCCGACAATATGGGGGGCACTATCGCTAAGAAAAGGCCGAACTGGTCCGGCATCTCAGCCGTGCTGATTCGTTTTGCAAAAAACCTAAAAAAGAGCCTGGATTAA
- a CDS encoding cytochrome c1, with protein sequence MKKILYTLLFLLPFNVLASGGVKLDSADIDLSDNLSMERGAKYYVTYCLGCHSAKHIRYKRIAIDLKLDEAEVLKVVAPFGAGIYDQMHSAMNAHDAEKWFGTTPPDLSLIARSRGADWLYTYLRSFYAEPGKPLGVNNAVFPDVGMPNVFWQLQGTQSAITQKIDGHDVITGLKLDQPGQMTPQEFDKMVNDLVNFLVYVGEPVQLERQQMGKYVLFFILMFIALAYLLKKEYWKDVH encoded by the coding sequence ATGAAAAAAATACTCTACACTCTTTTGTTTTTGCTGCCTTTCAACGTGCTGGCCAGTGGCGGCGTCAAACTGGATAGCGCCGACATCGACTTGAGCGACAACCTGTCGATGGAGCGCGGCGCGAAGTATTACGTCACTTATTGTTTGGGCTGTCATTCGGCAAAACACATCCGCTACAAACGTATCGCGATCGATTTGAAACTAGATGAAGCGGAAGTTCTGAAAGTGGTGGCGCCTTTCGGGGCCGGCATTTACGATCAGATGCATTCAGCCATGAACGCGCACGACGCGGAAAAATGGTTCGGCACCACACCGCCGGATTTATCGCTGATCGCCCGTTCGCGCGGTGCCGACTGGCTATATACCTACCTGCGCAGCTTCTATGCGGAACCGGGAAAACCTTTAGGCGTTAACAACGCGGTATTCCCTGATGTCGGTATGCCCAACGTGTTCTGGCAACTGCAAGGTACGCAGTCGGCAATTACGCAGAAAATCGACGGCCATGACGTGATTACTGGTCTGAAACTGGATCAACCCGGCCAAATGACACCCCAGGAATTCGACAAAATGGTCAACGATCTGGTCAACTTCCTGGTTTACGTCGGTGAACCGGTACAGTTGGAAAGACAACAAATGGGTAAATACGTGCTGTTCTTTATCCTGATGTTTATCGCTCTAGCTTATCTGCTGAAAAAAGAGTACTGGAAAGACGTACACTAA
- a CDS encoding winged helix-turn-helix domain-containing protein: protein MLERIGLTAGVIWHHLAENGATPVAKLVYVLPEEEAVIQRSIGWLAQEDKITLSARGGDQVETIVLKG from the coding sequence ATGCTTGAACGCATAGGTTTGACCGCTGGCGTTATCTGGCATCATTTGGCTGAAAACGGCGCGACACCGGTTGCCAAATTAGTTTATGTACTGCCGGAGGAAGAGGCCGTCATTCAAAGAAGTATCGGTTGGTTAGCTCAAGAGGACAAAATCACGCTGTCGGCCAGAGGTGGTGACCAAGTCGAAACCATCGTGCTGAAGGGCTAG
- the lexA gene encoding transcriptional repressor LexA: MTLTRKQQEIFDFLLQNQERFSHPPTLEELCAAMGLKSRGSLHSQIKALIDADLIEAPQRKQRGIRLTEHAKSLVNKTEASGMLPFVGTIAAGRPIEAIENISYMAVPEELKTENPCYVLKVKGDSMQEEGIFDGDWVIIEQRSHARNGEIVVALVEKAEATLKFIEQYPHETLLIPANSTMQAMRYRPEQVEIQGVLVGQMRSYTNHH, translated from the coding sequence ATGACGCTTACCCGTAAACAACAAGAAATTTTCGACTTCCTGCTACAAAATCAGGAGCGATTCAGTCATCCGCCGACATTGGAAGAATTGTGCGCGGCGATGGGCTTGAAATCACGCGGTTCATTGCATAGTCAGATTAAGGCGCTAATCGATGCCGATTTGATCGAAGCACCGCAGCGCAAGCAACGCGGCATCCGCCTGACCGAGCATGCCAAATCGCTGGTCAACAAAACCGAGGCATCCGGCATGCTGCCTTTTGTCGGCACCATAGCCGCCGGCCGGCCGATAGAAGCGATCGAAAACATTTCTTATATGGCAGTGCCGGAAGAATTGAAAACCGAGAACCCTTGTTATGTACTGAAAGTAAAGGGCGATTCGATGCAGGAAGAAGGCATCTTCGACGGTGACTGGGTCATCATCGAACAACGCAGCCATGCCCGTAACGGCGAAATCGTCGTAGCATTGGTCGAAAAAGCCGAAGCAACATTGAAATTTATTGAACAGTATCCACACGAAACCCTGCTAATCCCCGCCAATTCCACGATGCAGGCCATGCGTTACCGGCCCGAGCAAGTGGAAATACAAGGGGTATTAGTCGGACAAATGCGTAGCTATACCAACCACCACTAG